A window of Octopus sinensis unplaced genomic scaffold, ASM634580v1 Contig07101, whole genome shotgun sequence contains these coding sequences:
- the LOC115227748 gene encoding meiosis-specific nuclear structural protein 1-like has product MFDISKAYVRDRERDDQRIASAKILEKVQAEQDFIKREDVLDRKRIWKLRQLEEQERELVESLQRVFTQYTIQKKHIQETNRKITQENERIAKELRDKKDVETKDQAIRKKIRESRSRAKAQRYKEELKTIISEDMSLRAKEREIRQKELEEEERRIALDEQLILSRQETVQKAKETRKAELETVQSQLGELIRQKEKERMELDEIRMELSLEEEETRAFEHERIEEERRRKAKSDLQADKMRQFEEHRQRKMAREAEDEAIKQAMLAKFAEDDKLEQLSNQRRRQKMMEHRRAADEFVEQRRKHYLELLVFRWLSFQGQRRGRSDQRKGGSAGLRFARRRRTFEDSGKSRPGVGGVHDKSKNPAKSGLDLSQMRQDTEETIETIESRHSKWFYKQNKYLKNKN; this is encoded by the exons ATGTTTGACATTTCGAAGGCGTATGTTCGAGACCGAGAAAGAGACGATCAGAGAATTGCTTCTGCTAAAATCCTGGAAAAAGTTCAAGCCGAACAGGACTTTATAAAGCGGGAAGACGTGCTTGATAGAAAAAGAATTTGGAAACTAAGACAATTGGAGGAGCAGGAGAGAGAACTAGTCGAGTCTCTTCAAAGAGTATTTACACAATATACAATTCAGAAAAAACATATTCAGGAAACCAACAGAAAAATAACCCAAGAAAACGAGCGAATTGCCAAAGAACTGCGAGACAAAAAAGACGTGGAAACAAAAGACCAGGCAATCAGGAAGAAGATCAGAGAGTCGAG ATCTCGAGCCAAAGCCCAGCGCTACAAGGAAGAACTCAAAACAATAATTTCAGAGGACATGTCTTTGCGGGCAAAGGAAAGGGAGATCCGACAAAAGGAACtcgaggaagaagagagaaggattGCCCTTGACGAACAGCTGATCCTATCGAGACAGGAAACTGTCCAGAAGGCCAAGGAAACTCGCAAGGCAGAGTTGGAGACCGTCCAGTCGCAGCTCGGAGAACTTATTCGACAAAAGGAAAAGGAGCGGATGGAATTGGACGAAATCCGGATGGAACTGAGTTTGGAGGAAGAGGAGACGAGAGCCTTCGAACACGAGCGGATTGAAGAGGAGCGACGAAGGAAGGCCAAGAGTGACCTCCAGGCTGACAAGATGAGACAATTCGAGGAACACCGACAACGGAAAATGGCTCGAGAGGCGGAAGACGAGGCCATAAAACAAGCCATGTTGGCTAAATTCGCGGAGGACGACAAACTGGAGCAACTCAGCAACCAACGACGCAGACAAAAAATGATGGAACACCGCCGTGCCGCGGACGAGTTTGTCGAACAACGACGGAAACATTATTTGGAACTGCTGGTATTTCGCTGGCTGTCATTTCAAGGCCAAAGAAGAGGAAGATCTGATCAGAGAAAGGGAGGCTCAGCAGGCCTACGATTCGCTCGTCGAAGAAGAACGTTTGAAGATTCTGGAAAGTCACGCCCAGGGGTTGGTGGGgtacatgacaaaagtaaaaatcCCGCCAAA TCTGGACTAGATTTGTCTCAAATGAGACAGGATACTGAGGAGACCATCGAGACCATAGAAAGTAGGCATTCTAAATGGTTCTATAAACAGAACAAATATCTGAAAAACAAGAAttag